The proteins below are encoded in one region of Chengkuizengella sp. SCS-71B:
- a CDS encoding SIMPL domain-containing protein: protein MQITKKTISITLLSVLLAAAAWIGFLQNSDVKGNVLAQEGQKNNTITVTGNGEIMVEPDVAYVHVTVETKADTAKKSQDANAKSMETVDKMLYDTYKFDKKDVKTTSFNVYPEYQYMQDEAPKLLGYKTTHSVQITYREIDEIGKLVDDLTKAGVNRVDNIQFGTEKSDEYELQAIEKAMANAKEKATVIAKTDNRSIKGIVNVVQGQGVSISPYGGATAKLYAAEDSVTSISTGQISITTQVTVQYDF from the coding sequence ATGCAAATCACAAAAAAAACAATTTCAATTACTTTATTAAGTGTATTGTTAGCTGCAGCAGCTTGGATTGGTTTTTTACAAAACTCAGATGTAAAAGGGAATGTATTGGCACAGGAAGGACAAAAGAATAATACAATTACGGTGACAGGCAACGGAGAAATTATGGTAGAGCCTGACGTAGCTTATGTTCATGTTACAGTTGAAACTAAAGCAGATACAGCTAAAAAATCACAAGATGCAAATGCTAAAAGTATGGAAACTGTTGACAAGATGTTATATGACACTTATAAATTTGATAAAAAAGATGTAAAAACAACAAGTTTTAATGTATATCCTGAATATCAGTATATGCAGGATGAAGCTCCAAAACTATTAGGTTATAAAACGACCCATAGTGTACAAATCACATATAGAGAGATTGATGAGATAGGAAAGTTAGTAGATGATTTGACTAAAGCTGGTGTAAACCGTGTGGATAATATTCAGTTCGGAACAGAAAAATCAGATGAATATGAATTGCAAGCGATCGAAAAAGCCATGGCAAATGCAAAAGAAAAAGCAACGGTGATTGCGAAAACGGATAATAGATCGATAAAAGGAATAGTAAATGTGGTTCAAGGTCAAGGTGTATCTATCAGTCCTTATGGTGGTGCTACTGCTAAATTATATGCTGCTGAAGA
- a CDS encoding HPr family phosphocarrier protein translates to MVNHPVVVKLKTGLHARPAALFVQEANKFSSEIFVEKDDKKVNAKSIMGIMSLAISSGTEINISAEGSDAELAVNALVDLCSKEELETQ, encoded by the coding sequence ATGGTAAATCACCCAGTCGTTGTAAAATTGAAAACAGGACTTCATGCAAGACCAGCCGCATTGTTTGTACAAGAAGCTAATAAGTTTTCTTCAGAAATCTTTGTAGAAAAAGATGATAAAAAAGTAAATGCAAAAAGTATTATGGGAATTATGAGTTTAGCTATTAGTTCAGGTACGGAAATTAATATTAGTGCTGAAGGTTCTGATGCAGAACTAGCTGTAAACGCTCTAGTTGATTTATGCAGTAAGGAAGAATTAGAAACTCAGTAA
- the whiA gene encoding DNA-binding protein WhiA — protein sequence MSFAAQTKKELTMIEVDRCCAMAELSALIRMNGTIKITNQRVVLDILTENAAIARRMYSLIKKQFNIHTEILVQKKMRLKKNNVYIVRIPDQVQPLLSELRIVSEGFIFKTNIDQKIIQDTCCKRAYLRGAFLAAGSVNNPEGSSYHLEIASMYEDHCNALCDLANEFDLNARCIERKKGFIFYIKEGEKIIHLLNIIGAHQALLKFEDVRIMRDMRNSVNRLVNCETANLNKTIGAAMRQIDNIKLIQDTMGLDHLPDKLREVAELRLQHPDLNLTELGELLKDKVSKSGVNHRLRKIDKIADQIRN from the coding sequence TTGTCCTTTGCGGCACAAACGAAAAAAGAACTAACGATGATTGAAGTGGATCGCTGCTGTGCGATGGCTGAGCTTTCCGCATTAATTCGTATGAATGGAACGATTAAAATAACCAATCAGAGAGTGGTTTTGGATATTTTAACTGAGAATGCAGCTATCGCTAGGAGAATGTATTCTTTAATAAAAAAACAATTTAACATTCATACTGAAATTTTAGTTCAAAAAAAAATGCGGTTGAAGAAAAATAATGTATATATTGTTAGAATACCTGATCAAGTCCAGCCATTATTGTCTGAGTTGAGAATTGTCTCAGAAGGCTTTATATTTAAAACGAACATTGATCAAAAAATCATTCAAGATACATGCTGTAAAAGAGCATACTTAAGAGGTGCTTTCCTTGCAGCAGGGTCAGTTAATAATCCAGAAGGTTCTTCGTATCATTTAGAAATTGCTTCGATGTATGAGGACCATTGTAATGCACTTTGTGATCTAGCGAATGAATTTGATTTAAACGCTAGATGTATTGAAAGGAAAAAAGGCTTTATTTTTTACATCAAAGAAGGGGAGAAGATCATTCATTTGTTAAATATAATCGGAGCTCATCAAGCTTTGCTCAAATTTGAAGATGTTCGGATTATGAGAGATATGCGGAATTCAGTGAACAGGTTGGTGAACTGTGAGACAGCTAATCTTAATAAAACAATTGGCGCTGCGATGAGACAAATAGATAATATCAAGTTAATTCAAGATACAATGGGTCTCGATCATTTACCAGATAAATTGAGGGAAGTAGCTGAACTGAGATTACAACATCCAGATTTAAACTTAACAGAGTTAGGTGAGCTATTAAAAGATAAAGTGAGTAAATCAGGAGTGAATCATCGGTTAAGGAAAATTGATAAGATAGCAGATCAGATTCGAAATTGA
- a CDS encoding YvcK family protein, with the protein MDSNLELPKIVVIGGGTGLSVMLRGLKKKPLDITAIVTVADDGGSSGILRTELQIPPPGDIRNVITALADAEPILSQVLSHRFTSGTGLAGHSVGNLILAAMTDITGDFVTGIKELSRVLAVRGRVLPASGQAIVLKAEMEDGSIIVGESQIPKMGKKIKKVFIEKNEVTPLLEAIEAIKEADAILIGPGSLYTSIIPNLLVPQIADTIDQSSAVKIYVSNVMTQPGETDNYTVNDHLQAIYQHIGHHIFDYVIVNNEDIPSHVQQKYAEKGAIPVKVDIDEILKNGFEVISDDLVLYRTYLRHNAEKLSMHIYQLVERGMLRKR; encoded by the coding sequence ATATTACAGCTATTGTCACTGTAGCTGATGATGGTGGTAGTTCAGGTATTCTAAGAACTGAGCTGCAAATTCCTCCACCAGGTGATATTAGAAATGTTATAACAGCCTTAGCAGATGCTGAACCTATACTATCTCAAGTTTTATCTCATCGCTTTACAAGTGGGACTGGACTTGCTGGTCATAGTGTGGGTAATTTAATTCTTGCAGCGATGACAGATATTACAGGTGACTTTGTTACGGGAATAAAAGAATTAAGTAGGGTATTAGCTGTTAGAGGTAGAGTTTTACCTGCTTCAGGTCAGGCTATTGTTTTAAAAGCTGAGATGGAAGACGGTAGTATTATTGTAGGGGAATCTCAAATCCCAAAAATGGGTAAAAAGATAAAGAAGGTTTTTATTGAAAAAAATGAAGTTACACCTTTATTGGAAGCAATAGAAGCGATTAAGGAAGCAGATGCCATTTTGATTGGACCAGGAAGCTTATATACTAGCATCATTCCTAATTTATTAGTTCCGCAAATAGCGGATACGATTGATCAATCTTCTGCTGTTAAAATATATGTCAGCAATGTAATGACGCAACCAGGAGAAACAGATAATTATACCGTGAATGACCATTTACAAGCGATTTATCAACATATCGGACATCATATTTTTGATTATGTCATTGTAAACAATGAAGATATTCCATCACATGTTCAACAAAAGTATGCAGAAAAAGGAGCCATACCAGTAAAAGTAGATATAGATGAGATTTTAAAAAATGGTTTTGAAGTCATATCTGACGACTTGGTATTATATCGAACTTATTTAAGGCATAATGCTGAAAAACTGAGCATGCATATTTATCAATTAGTTGAACGTGGGATGTTAAGGAAGAGGTGA